The sequence below is a genomic window from Nicotiana tomentosiformis chromosome 6, ASM39032v3, whole genome shotgun sequence.
AACATGTGACTGTGAGAGTGTTTCACCATGACCTAGGGCAGCACATGATGATGGCATTTATTTATGCAAAATGTTCAGCAATGAAGAGGTTGGAATTGTGGGATCACTTGTATTACTTagcaagtgatatggaattatcatggttggtaggaggggatttcaatgtggtattgcatgaagatgagaaaatagggagacttccagtacaccctcctgaatatgaggattttgcattttgtgtaaactcttgtggtttgCTTAAGAAAGGGTACAAAGGAAGTCCAtttacatggtggaatgggagatccaatgttgagtgtatattcaagagattgAATAGGACTTTTGTGAATTTTCCATTTCAGaacatgttgccaactattgaagttgagcatcAAATCAGAATtggatcagatcatgcaccattgctaATGACATGTGGGGTGCAGACAACCAATTTTGCCAAGCCTTTCAGGTTAttgaacttttggacaaagcATACTACATTTATGGATGTGGTGAGGCAGAATTGGGAAGCTGATTTCATAGGGGATCCGTTTTTGATGTTCAAGAAGAATATCAAGAGGGTGAAGGCAGTACTTTCAAAATAGAGTAGGGAAACATTTGGTGATATCTGCAAGTaattggctattttggaggacattgttCAGGTGAAGGAGATGTTTTTTGAAGAAGAGCCTATAACTGagaataggattgtgcttcaaaaggctcaatctgAATTAACGAAATACTTGAGTattgaggagcagtattggaagcaaaaagctcagatgacttggtttgctgaaggagataggaatacaagtttctttcacaatcatgtcaatggcaaaagaaagaaattgcaactgaagaggatcaaaagtGGTAGTGGGGGTATGGATTGAAGACCAGGAGCAATTGGCTACAGATGCAGTGGACTTCTATCAAAAATAGTTCACAAATGAAGGTGATGCTTCTGAATTTTccttgctcaataatgtaccttCGATGGTCACTATGGATCCGAATTTGGAACTTAGTagattgccaacaattgaagaagtaagggtcgcagtttttgagcttagtggggagagtgctagtggtcctgatggattcactgacctattttatcaaacatgttggatgttattggtgctgatatacacaacatggtgctacacttctatggaggagctgcattgcctaaatccatcactcaCACCAATCTAGTGTTGTTGCCCAAGAAACCTGTAGTTGAGACCTTCTCTgacttaagacctattagtttgagcaacttcattaacaaggtcttgtctagggtgttacatgacagaTTGGAGAGTTTTCTGCCATCTCTAATATCCCCTAATCAATCCAgatttgtaaagggtaggagtatatttAAGAACATCTTATTTACTCAAGAAATTGTCACTGACATAAGGTTAAGGGTAAAGCcagctaatgtggtgatcaagcttgatatggctaaggcctaagatagggtttcatggaagtacttattgcatgtgctaaggaagatgggattttctgagcacttcatcaacatggtgtggaacttgatgtcaaataactggtattcagtattggtgaatgggcagTCCTCAGGGTTCTTTAAGTCTACAAGGGGTGTGAAACAAGGGGATCTCCTATCTCTAGCATTGTTCATTCTGTCAGCTGAGGTACTTtccaggtctttgaataagctctttgaagacaagttatttgtgggatttggaataCCTAAGTGGTTTGATCCTTTAAACCACTTGGCATATGCTAATGATACGATAATCTATGCATTTTCTCATTCTCCCTCCTTGAGAaagattatggcagtgttgggggaactatgagaagatatcaggtcagatgatcaacaaagataagagttcatactacatgcattcaaaggttgctaatggattatttcaggcagttggagctattacaggatttgcaagagctaaattccccttcacatatatagggtgtcctattttttacactagaaggaggaaggactattatgaggatcttatcaagaaggtgaaggctaaattgcattcatggaaaggaaagctgttgtcatttggaggaaaggcaacactcatctctagtgtgttgTAAAGTATGCCAGTTCATatgttatcagtccttgatccaccaaacaacatcctggagcatctacataagacttttgcta
It includes:
- the LOC138894455 gene encoding uncharacterized protein, which codes for MEDEGEDESIVQNFKQVAREGDLSPTTSAKGAMKRLELWDHLYYLASDMELSWLVGGDFNVVLHEDEKIGRLPVHPPEYEDFAFCVNSCGLLKKGYKGSPFTWWNGRSNVECIFKRLNRTFVNFPFQNMLPTIEVEHQIRIGSDHAPLLMTCGVQTTNFAKPFRLLNFWTKHTTFMDVVRQNWEADFIGDPFLMFKKNIKRVKEMFFEEEPITENRIVLQKAQSELTKYLSIEEQYWKQKAQMTWFAEGDRNTSFFHNHVNGKRKKLQLKRIKSGSGGMD